A region from the Chitinophaga sp. Cy-1792 genome encodes:
- a CDS encoding GNAT family N-acetyltransferase has product MKQYLFTSPRLGFRQWLPEDTLPFAAINADPVAMEFFPMLMTEEETRNMIARMQQHFDQYGYGLYAVDLLETGQFIGFVGFNHPQFEAWFTPCVEIGWRLAPAVWNNGYATEAAIRCFEYAFEELGLKDVYAFTTISNKKSERIMQKAGMQHAGFFDHPKLAADHPFAPHTLYRITTPTSK; this is encoded by the coding sequence ATGAAACAGTACCTTTTTACTTCACCGCGATTAGGCTTCAGGCAATGGCTTCCGGAGGATACACTGCCTTTTGCTGCTATCAATGCTGATCCGGTAGCGATGGAATTTTTTCCTATGCTGATGACTGAAGAGGAGACCCGTAATATGATCGCCAGGATGCAGCAGCATTTTGATCAGTACGGCTACGGATTGTATGCGGTGGATCTGCTGGAAACCGGACAGTTCATAGGTTTCGTAGGTTTTAATCATCCGCAGTTTGAGGCATGGTTTACCCCATGTGTGGAAATAGGCTGGCGACTGGCACCTGCGGTATGGAACAATGGCTATGCTACGGAAGCGGCTATACGTTGCTTTGAATATGCCTTTGAAGAATTGGGACTGAAAGATGTCTATGCTTTCACAACCATTTCCAATAAGAAGTCGGAACGTATTATGCAAAAAGCCGGGATGCAGCATGCCGGTTTTTTTGATCACCCCAAACTCGCTGCTGATCACCCTTTTGCACCACACACTTTGTACAGGATTACAACACCCACCAGTAAATAG
- a CDS encoding DASS family sodium-coupled anion symporter, with amino-acid sequence MLTTYDYYNLKQHMHFESPRNLEDFIKEKWPLGQKVTLFLLVVVTAAVVRIWLLPRDMPDTALNASVLIMLAVGFWITDAMPPFAVSMFVICYSVYFLHDASIRNVNPDWERYAGTWSSPVIWMMMGGFFISLGIQLTSLDKSIANFALKMFGNKPTRLLLGIMLLTMLLSMLGVSNTATAAMMVAIFTPLAKKLDKKDPFTKSIFLGIAIAASFGGMGTIIGSPINAMAVEAAAKKGITISFLYWMEMGAPLALGFTFLGWILLHWRYKPLVAEVPALYGGNDNPDHTYTYSELQDRWIVGITFVLTLILWLTSSVTHIPVAAVSFMPMMLLTLTGVIQQKHIRLISWDTLLLVAGGLTLGMAAQETGLLDYVATKITLPTDKFMAVLVFSYLTVFISNFMSSTAAASILIPLANSLMPNDVAFVSIAIGFSCSIGILLPISTPPNAIALSSGFLSQKDFRLPGLCLLFFGPLAICYTIYWWVL; translated from the coding sequence TTGTTAACCACCTATGACTACTACAACCTGAAGCAGCACATGCATTTTGAATCACCGCGTAACCTGGAAGATTTCATTAAAGAGAAATGGCCGCTGGGCCAGAAAGTAACCCTGTTTCTGCTGGTAGTCGTCACCGCTGCGGTTGTGCGTATCTGGCTTTTACCCCGCGACATGCCTGACACCGCGCTGAATGCGTCGGTACTGATCATGCTGGCAGTAGGTTTCTGGATTACAGACGCCATGCCTCCTTTCGCCGTGAGCATGTTTGTGATATGTTATTCGGTATATTTCCTGCACGACGCCAGCATCCGCAATGTAAACCCCGACTGGGAACGGTACGCAGGCACCTGGTCCAGTCCGGTGATATGGATGATGATGGGTGGTTTCTTTATTTCACTGGGCATACAACTTACTTCGCTGGATAAATCCATCGCCAATTTTGCACTGAAGATGTTTGGAAACAAGCCAACAAGGCTATTGCTGGGCATCATGCTACTCACCATGTTACTATCTATGCTGGGGGTATCCAATACCGCTACAGCCGCTATGATGGTGGCCATCTTCACGCCACTGGCCAAAAAGCTGGACAAAAAAGACCCCTTCACCAAAAGCATATTCCTGGGAATAGCCATAGCAGCTTCTTTTGGCGGCATGGGCACCATTATAGGCAGTCCCATCAATGCGATGGCCGTAGAAGCAGCCGCTAAAAAAGGTATTACGATTAGTTTCCTCTACTGGATGGAGATGGGCGCCCCGCTGGCGCTGGGCTTCACTTTCCTGGGCTGGATATTGTTACACTGGCGCTACAAACCGTTGGTAGCTGAAGTACCGGCACTATATGGCGGCAACGATAACCCCGACCATACCTACACCTATTCAGAGTTGCAGGACCGCTGGATCGTAGGCATTACTTTCGTGCTGACACTGATACTATGGCTCACCTCCTCGGTGACACATATCCCTGTTGCGGCCGTTTCGTTTATGCCCATGATGCTACTCACACTTACAGGCGTTATCCAGCAAAAGCATATCCGGCTGATATCCTGGGATACGCTTTTGCTGGTAGCCGGCGGACTCACACTGGGCATGGCGGCACAGGAAACAGGCCTGCTGGACTATGTAGCCACAAAAATAACCCTGCCTACAGATAAATTTATGGCAGTACTGGTATTTTCCTATCTGACAGTATTTATTTCCAATTTCATGAGCAGTACGGCAGCAGCGAGTATCCTGATACCACTGGCCAACAGCCTCATGCCTAACGATGTGGCGTTTGTATCTATCGCCATCGGGTTTTCCTGTAGTATCGGCATCTTACTTCCTATCTCCACTCCTCCCAATGCCATTGCCTTATCTTCCGGGTTCCTGAGCCAGAAAGACTTCCGGCTGCCGGGCCTGTGCCTGCTGTTCTTCGGGCCGCTGGCTATCTGTTATACTATTTACTGGTGGGTGTTGTAA
- a CDS encoding TetR/AcrR family transcriptional regulator: MAKATSKKKDLDASAEEKIMAAARVVFTRNGYAATTVRDIAAEADLNFSLVNYYFRSKEKLFELIMLDAIKQLLSGLKDLLNDTHTSAMEKIDAVCPKYMDMLLAHPDLPLFVMTGIANNAISSPEISKALIDNNIFLQSYFLKQLQELYNKNKLAIEPLHLVMNMMSMLTLPFIARTMLLRSGTVDMKMFRQMMEDRKQKIPIWLKAMM, from the coding sequence ATGGCTAAAGCGACCAGTAAAAAGAAGGACCTCGATGCCTCTGCGGAAGAAAAGATCATGGCCGCAGCAAGGGTAGTATTTACACGTAACGGCTACGCCGCTACGACAGTACGTGACATTGCCGCCGAAGCTGACCTCAACTTTTCCCTGGTAAACTATTATTTCCGCAGTAAGGAAAAGCTCTTCGAGCTGATCATGCTCGATGCCATCAAACAGCTCCTGTCAGGCCTGAAAGACCTGCTCAACGACACGCATACATCTGCCATGGAGAAAATCGATGCCGTATGCCCGAAGTATATGGATATGCTGCTGGCGCATCCCGACCTGCCGCTATTTGTGATGACAGGCATCGCCAATAACGCCATCAGCTCCCCGGAAATCTCCAAAGCCCTTATCGATAATAATATCTTCCTGCAATCCTATTTTCTTAAACAATTACAGGAGCTATATAATAAAAATAAACTCGCGATCGAACCCCTCCATCTTGTGATGAACATGATGAGCATGCTCACCCTACCCTTCATCGCCAGGACAATGCTCCTCCGATCGGGCACCGTAGACATGAAAATGTTCAGGCAAATGATGGAAGACCGCAAACAAAAGATACCCATCTGGCTGAAAGCCATGATGTAA